In Campylobacter mucosalis, a single window of DNA contains:
- the waaA gene encoding lipid IV(A) 3-deoxy-D-manno-octulosonic acid transferase yields MIIIYYILALIAWIFGAIFLLFFSLKDKYKISIPARFFLFKNPPPKPSNVHFHACSFGEIRALKPILEQFDDRLVSVITKTGFDEAKKICSNTRFLPFEIFLPFWLKKSEILVIFEAELWLMLVFLAKLKGTKVILINARISDRSYPRYKKFSFFYRYLFKFIDKVFAQSLLDKERLENLGAKNVVVSGNIKSAFLPKQTKIYAKPKERMIVFASTHKNEETMLLENITLSQNDKLIIAPRHPERFSEVDEIFSAFAKKFDFSYSKFSQSENFNTKCILIDSLGELINIYAISDIVVLGGSFVPNVGGHNPIEAAQFKNMIISGKYIFNQKALYSEVLGVKFIEPNEINEALNGDYKQSTLRQIGSADEILKEIRGSYGESL; encoded by the coding sequence TTGATAATAATCTACTACATTCTAGCCCTGATAGCGTGGATTTTCGGGGCTATTTTTCTACTATTTTTTAGCCTAAAAGATAAATATAAAATTTCAATCCCAGCTAGATTTTTTCTCTTTAAAAATCCGCCCCCAAAGCCATCAAATGTGCATTTTCACGCTTGTAGCTTTGGCGAGATTAGAGCGTTAAAGCCAATTTTAGAGCAGTTTGATGATAGATTAGTCTCAGTAATTACCAAAACTGGTTTTGATGAGGCAAAAAAGATCTGTTCTAACACTCGCTTTTTGCCTTTTGAGATTTTTTTACCTTTTTGGCTTAAAAAGAGCGAAATTTTAGTCATTTTTGAAGCCGAGCTTTGGCTTATGCTTGTGTTTTTAGCAAAGCTAAAAGGCACAAAAGTCATCTTGATAAATGCTAGAATTTCAGACAGAAGCTATCCAAGATATAAAAAATTTAGCTTTTTTTACCGCTATTTGTTTAAATTTATTGACAAGGTTTTCGCCCAAAGTCTGCTTGATAAAGAGCGTTTAGAAAATTTAGGTGCAAAAAATGTCGTAGTAAGTGGCAACATAAAATCAGCCTTTTTGCCAAAACAAACTAAAATTTATGCTAAACCAAAAGAGCGGATGATAGTGTTTGCTAGCACCCATAAAAACGAAGAAACAATGCTTTTAGAAAATATCACTTTAAGCCAAAATGATAAGCTAATCATCGCACCACGCCACCCTGAGCGTTTTAGCGAGGTTGATGAAATTTTTAGTGCCTTTGCAAAGAAATTTGATTTTAGCTACTCAAAATTTAGCCAAAGTGAGAATTTTAACACAAAATGTATCTTAATTGATAGCTTGGGCGAACTTATTAATATCTATGCAATTAGCGATATAGTCGTGCTTGGCGGTAGTTTTGTGCCAAACGTTGGAGGGCATAATCCAATTGAGGCAGCACAATTTAAAAATATGATAATAAGTGGTAAATATATTTTTAACCAAAAGGCCCTTTATAGCGAAGTTTTAGGTGTAAAATTTATAGAGCCAAATGAGATAAATGAAGCTTTAAATGGGGATTATAAGCAAAGCACGCTTAGGCAAATTGGCAGTGCAGACGAAATTTTAAAAGAGATTAGGGGGAGCTATGGAGAAAGCCTATAA
- a CDS encoding Nif3-like dinuclear metal center hexameric protein, giving the protein MRIAEIYKILDEIAPFENQEPWDNSGLIVGSLNSEFERVYLSLDIDTDLADFISPNSLIITHHPLVFKGLKSINYDKYPSNIIAKLIAKNVSLISMHTNYDKHVLNEYFVREILGFEICKKDEFLIYCDVKMSFTELVNLVKNRLNLAQIRAVFAKDDIKRIAVCTGSGMDLASLVRADVFLTGDIKYHDALTCKENGLNLIDLGHYESELYFGASLAKYLQNFKIEVIITNSKNPFTYR; this is encoded by the coding sequence ATGAGAATTGCTGAAATTTATAAAATTTTAGATGAAATTGCCCCATTTGAAAATCAGGAGCCGTGGGATAATAGCGGACTTATCGTGGGCTCTTTAAACAGCGAATTTGAGCGAGTTTATCTAAGTCTTGATATTGACACTGATTTAGCAGATTTTATAAGTCCAAATTCACTCATCATCACACACCACCCGCTTGTTTTTAAGGGGCTAAAAAGCATAAATTACGATAAATATCCAAGCAACATAATCGCAAAATTAATCGCAAAAAATGTAAGCCTAATCTCAATGCATACAAACTACGATAAACACGTTCTAAACGAGTATTTTGTGCGTGAAATTTTGGGTTTTGAAATTTGTAAAAAAGATGAATTTTTAATATATTGCGATGTTAAAATGAGCTTTACTGAACTTGTTAATTTAGTAAAAAACCGCCTAAATTTGGCACAAATTCGTGCTGTTTTTGCAAAAGATGATATAAAACGTATAGCCGTTTGCACAGGTAGCGGTATGGATTTGGCGAGTTTAGTTAGGGCTGATGTGTTTTTAACAGGCGACATAAAATATCACGACGCACTAACTTGCAAAGAAAATGGGTTAAATTTAATAGACCTAGGACATTATGAGAGCGAGTTGTATTTTGGGGCATCATTGGCAAAATATTTGCAAAATTTTAAAATAGAAGTTATAATCACGAATTCAAAAAATCCATTTACGTATCGTTAA
- the rimM gene encoding ribosome maturation factor RimM (Essential for efficient processing of 16S rRNA): protein MNSEFVQVATLGKSVGLKGYLKLHNKSDFIEQFKKDSRFFDEKGAEFVIKHFDKTNSTALFYGFENVDLAKTLTNKTLYTTKELTRKSCKLKKNEYFYFDIIGLNVVENDEILGVVTDIDDTTSNHLLEVKTAKNLVDLKLAKHFFIPYVDNFIVSVDLDLKQISVKNSKAILENS, encoded by the coding sequence TTGAATAGCGAATTCGTGCAGGTCGCTACTCTTGGTAAAAGTGTCGGGCTAAAAGGCTATTTAAAGCTTCACAATAAGAGCGATTTTATAGAGCAGTTTAAAAAAGATAGTAGATTTTTTGATGAAAAAGGTGCGGAGTTTGTCATAAAACATTTTGATAAGACAAACTCAACCGCTCTTTTTTATGGCTTTGAAAACGTAGATTTAGCCAAAACCCTTACGAACAAGACGCTTTATACAACAAAAGAGCTTACTAGAAAAAGTTGTAAGCTTAAAAAAAATGAGTATTTTTACTTTGATATCATCGGGCTTAATGTCGTTGAAAATGACGAAATTTTAGGTGTCGTAACCGATATAGATGACACCACAAGCAACCACCTTTTAGAGGTAAAGACTGCAAAAAATTTGGTGGATTTAAAACTTGCAAAGCACTTTTTTATCCCTTACGTTGATAATTTTATCGTTAGTGTAGATTTAGATTTAAAGCAAATTTCTGTAAAAAATTCCAAAGCGATACTTGAAAATTCCTAG
- a CDS encoding DUF3972 domain-containing protein: MQTFLKIDEFCKLVHLEREVIEGMIERGVLNTRTDDGEIYIEASQGTMSVVPATTSNLSVNMNALPGESFVEKTIGTILNLHEKVLDAKDETLEVLRNENKFLKEALYSMQELYDEDRKTIETLTAQLKHSQDEVEFLKRKYKLMWNKAVENFNG, translated from the coding sequence ATGCAGACTTTTTTAAAGATTGATGAGTTTTGTAAGCTGGTTCATTTAGAGCGTGAGGTCATTGAGGGGATGATTGAGCGTGGCGTTTTAAACACTCGCACCGATGATGGTGAGATTTACATTGAAGCTAGTCAAGGCACGATGAGTGTTGTACCGGCGACCACTTCAAATTTAAGTGTAAATATGAACGCACTGCCGGGCGAGAGTTTTGTTGAAAAGACGATTGGCACGATTTTAAATTTACACGAAAAGGTACTTGACGCAAAAGATGAAACGCTTGAAGTGCTTAGAAACGAGAATAAATTTTTAAAAGAGGCACTTTACTCTATGCAAGAGCTTTACGATGAGGATAGAAAGACCATTGAAACGCTCACAGCCCAGTTAAAACACTCACAAGATGAGGTTGAGTTTTTAAAACGTAAGTATAAATTAATGTGGAATAAAGCGGTTGAAAATTTTAATGGATAA
- a CDS encoding zinc ribbon domain-containing protein has product MNKYLSQLIELAKFDKEIDGFVPRIESVERVLRASKQEFKDISEQIAKIDEDLAELKVQKSKTNAHIVEFGTKIKDVSKKSGSAKTEKEIKALNLEEEIAKEQLEAANEEIARLEKIETSKAEQKSELSAKLDEISAKLSKVEAEISSEISAIEKERAEVYAKKDKLVGEVNQKILTFYEKIRKWALNTAVVPVKKQACYGCFMQINDKTYSAVIKGEDIITCPHCGRILYKETEAN; this is encoded by the coding sequence ATGAATAAATACCTAAGTCAGCTAATAGAACTTGCAAAGTTTGATAAAGAGATAGACGGCTTTGTGCCTAGAATTGAGAGTGTTGAGCGAGTTTTAAGGGCAAGTAAGCAGGAATTTAAAGACATAAGCGAACAAATTGCAAAAATTGATGAGGATTTAGCCGAGTTAAAAGTGCAAAAATCAAAGACAAATGCCCATATCGTGGAGTTTGGCACAAAAATCAAGGATGTTTCTAAAAAGAGTGGCTCTGCAAAAACGGAAAAAGAGATAAAAGCTCTAAATTTAGAAGAAGAGATCGCAAAAGAACAGCTTGAAGCAGCGAACGAAGAGATAGCCAGACTTGAAAAAATAGAGACAAGTAAGGCTGAGCAAAAGAGCGAACTTAGTGCTAAATTAGATGAAATTAGTGCAAAATTAAGCAAAGTTGAGGCTGAGATTAGTTCTGAAATTTCAGCCATTGAAAAAGAGCGTGCAGAGGTTTATGCTAAAAAAGACAAACTTGTTGGCGAGGTAAATCAAAAGATTCTTACATTTTATGAAAAAATACGCAAATGGGCGTTAAACACAGCTGTTGTGCCAGTTAAAAAACAGGCTTGTTATGGTTGTTTTATGCAGATAAATGACAAAACTTACTCAGCAGTAATCAAGGGCGAGGATATCATCACCTGCCCACATTGTGGTAGAATTTTATACAAAGAAACTGAGGCAAATTGA
- a CDS encoding ComEA family DNA-binding protein — protein sequence MRKILVASLLAVSSLFAVVNINTATKEELMSISGIGEAKADAIIQHRKNTPFKSIDELKNVNGIGDKVFDKIKGDVSTAGKTSIDTDAIKNKKDKAQKSIDKKKSELKDSAKEAKKLKDELKK from the coding sequence ATGAGAAAAATTTTAGTTGCTAGTTTGTTGGCAGTATCATCTTTGTTTGCAGTTGTAAATATCAACACAGCTACAAAAGAAGAGCTTATGAGTATAAGTGGTATAGGCGAAGCAAAGGCTGACGCTATCATACAACATAGAAAAAACACTCCATTTAAAAGCATAGACGAGCTAAAAAATGTAAATGGTATAGGCGATAAAGTGTTTGACAAAATTAAAGGCGATGTTTCAACAGCAGGAAAAACAAGTATAGACACAGACGCTATAAAAAATAAAAAAGATAAAGCTCAAAAAAGTATCGATAAGAAAAAATCTGAGCTAAAAGATAGTGCAAAAGAAGCTAAAAAATTAAAAGACGAGCTTAAAAAATAA
- the trmD gene encoding tRNA (guanosine(37)-N1)-methyltransferase TrmD → MKFSFVTLFCELISPYFSHSILSRAKNANLITTDFINPRDFSLDIHKKVDEYMIGGGAGLLIAPQPLNDTLNFIKSTNKSTHFVFLTPVGKKFSQNDAKRLAKKEHICFVCGRYEGIDERVIEKWADEVFSIGDFILTGGELGALCLADAISRNIKGVLGNDESLEVESFEDGILEAPSFTKPNVFENFSIVSEFLKGNHAKIRDLKNDMARCKTKFFRPDLYKKLSSNKEKI, encoded by the coding sequence ATGAAATTTAGCTTCGTAACACTCTTTTGTGAGCTTATTAGCCCATATTTTAGCCACTCAATTTTATCTCGTGCAAAAAATGCGAACCTAATAACCACTGATTTTATAAACCCACGCGACTTTTCGCTTGATATACATAAAAAGGTTGATGAGTATATGATTGGCGGTGGTGCTGGACTTTTAATCGCTCCGCAACCGCTAAATGACACCCTAAATTTTATAAAATCTACAAACAAATCTACTCATTTTGTATTTTTAACCCCAGTTGGTAAAAAATTTAGCCAAAATGACGCCAAAAGACTTGCTAAAAAAGAGCATATTTGCTTTGTTTGTGGCAGATATGAGGGCATTGATGAGCGAGTGATTGAGAAGTGGGCGGACGAGGTTTTTAGTATTGGCGATTTTATTTTAACTGGTGGCGAGCTTGGTGCGTTGTGCCTTGCTGACGCCATTTCACGCAATATTAAAGGCGTTTTGGGTAATGATGAGAGCCTTGAAGTTGAGAGTTTTGAGGATGGAATTTTAGAGGCTCCGTCCTTTACAAAACCAAATGTTTTTGAAAATTTTAGTATCGTTTCAGAGTTTTTAAAGGGAAATCACGCTAAAATCCGAGATTTAAAAAACGATATGGCTCGTTGCAAAACGAAGTTTTTTCGTCCTGACTTATATAAAAAACTAAGCTCAAACAAGGAAAAAATATGA
- the rpsP gene encoding 30S ribosomal protein S16, translated as MATVVRLTRMGRKKRPFYRVVVTDSRKRRDSGWIESIGYYNPMVEPEIVKIDAERLAYWKSVGAKLSDRVAQITK; from the coding sequence ATGGCAACAGTAGTAAGACTAACTAGAATGGGACGTAAAAAAAGACCATTTTATCGTGTAGTTGTAACAGATAGCAGAAAAAGACGTGATAGTGGCTGGATAGAGAGTATCGGCTATTACAACCCTATGGTTGAGCCAGAGATTGTAAAGATTGACGCTGAGAGATTAGCTTATTGGAAAAGCGTTGGTGCTAAATTAAGCGATAGAGTCGCTCAAATTACTAAATAA
- a CDS encoding ArsR/SmtB family transcription factor, with product MSLETMRILKECIPTFSVLSDENRHKILNLLFLNGKMNVNEITSNLHLSRPAISHHLKLMLDAGLVSVEQIGKERYYNANFEHSYELLNELLKSIEINCKPLKA from the coding sequence ATGAGTTTAGAAACTATGAGAATTTTAAAAGAGTGCATACCGACTTTTTCGGTTTTAAGCGATGAAAATCGCCACAAAATTTTAAATTTGCTATTTTTAAACGGCAAAATGAATGTAAATGAGATAACAAGCAATCTTCATCTATCTCGTCCAGCTATCTCTCATCACTTAAAGCTTATGCTAGACGCAGGACTTGTAAGCGTTGAGCAAATTGGCAAAGAGCGTTATTATAATGCAAATTTTGAGCATTCTTACGAACTTTTAAATGAGCTTTTAAAATCAATAGAGATAAATTGTAAGCCATTAAAAGCTTAA
- the glyQ gene encoding glycine--tRNA ligase subunit alpha, with translation MTFSEIILNLQTYWQKQGCVILQPYDMPAGAGTYHQATFLRSLGSKPWATAYVAPSRRPTDGRYGENPNRLGAYYQFQVLIKPSPENIQELYLKSLESLGLDLKKHDIRFVEDNWESPTLGAWGLGWEVWLDGMEVTQFTYFQQVGGITCELVSGEITYGLERLAMYLQNKDNVYDIIWDDKNGVVTYGDVHKQGEFEWSKYNFEVADTNMLFNQFENAFNECKRCLDAELSLPAYDYCMLSAHTFNVLDARGAISVTQRQDYILKIRELAKACATCYLKSQEK, from the coding sequence ATAACTTTTTCAGAGATTATTTTAAATTTGCAAACCTACTGGCAAAAGCAAGGTTGCGTCATTTTACAACCCTATGATATGCCAGCTGGTGCTGGCACTTACCACCAGGCTACATTTTTAAGAAGCTTAGGCTCTAAACCTTGGGCGACAGCTTACGTCGCACCGAGTCGTCGTCCAACTGACGGCAGATATGGTGAAAATCCAAACCGCCTAGGTGCTTACTATCAGTTTCAAGTTTTAATCAAGCCAAGTCCAGAGAATATCCAAGAGCTTTATTTAAAAAGCTTAGAGAGTCTTGGACTTGATCTTAAAAAGCACGATATCCGCTTTGTTGAGGATAACTGGGAAAGCCCGACTCTTGGTGCTTGGGGACTAGGCTGGGAGGTTTGGCTTGATGGTATGGAAGTTACGCAATTTACCTATTTTCAGCAAGTAGGTGGTATCACTTGTGAGTTAGTTTCTGGCGAGATTACATATGGTCTTGAACGCCTTGCTATGTATTTACAAAACAAAGATAACGTATATGATATCATTTGGGATGATAAAAACGGCGTTGTAACTTATGGCGACGTGCATAAACAAGGCGAGTTTGAGTGGAGCAAATACAACTTTGAAGTAGCAGATACAAATATGCTTTTTAATCAATTTGAAAACGCATTTAACGAGTGCAAACGCTGCCTAGACGCCGAACTTTCGCTACCTGCATATGATTATTGTATGTTATCAGCACACACTTTTAACGTCCTTGACGCACGTGGTGCGATAAGCGTAACGCAAAGACAAGACTATATTTTAAAAATTCGTGAGCTTGCCAAGGCGTGTGCAACGTGCTATCTAAAATCGCAAGAGAAGTGA
- the ffh gene encoding signal recognition particle protein: MFEQISESFRLALSKVRFVDDEKALKNAMDVLKKALLKADVHHKVTKDLLLSIESDMKQKSIGQKQFLDAIKSNLTQILTAPGNQGFVYASNAPTIVLMAGLQGSGKTTTTIKLANYLKLRKKKVLVAACDLQRLAAVEQLRQLCVANEIELFFIENETDPIKVAKEALNKAKSGLYDVLLVDTAGRLAIDEALMSEIKDVKNTINPHEIFYVADAMSGQDGVKSAAKFNEILGISGVILSKFDSDSKGGVAISIAKQLEIPLRFVGTGEKVADLESFIPDRIVSRIMGEGDLATLVEKTSAIIDEKEAKRLNQKIKKGQFNFNDFLEQMESVKKLGSMKSLLGMIPGLGNMANQIKDIDLENSKEIIHIKAMINSMTKKERENPELLNNSRKRRLAAGAGLNQVEVNRFLKQFENASKLAKKFSGKGGAQGLANLLSQANINRPR, encoded by the coding sequence GTGTTTGAACAAATCAGCGAATCATTTAGACTAGCCCTTAGTAAGGTGCGTTTTGTTGATGATGAAAAGGCGTTAAAAAACGCTATGGACGTGCTAAAAAAGGCACTTTTAAAAGCTGATGTTCATCATAAAGTTACAAAAGATTTGCTCTTATCAATTGAAAGTGATATGAAGCAAAAAAGTATCGGTCAAAAGCAGTTTTTAGACGCAATTAAGTCAAATTTAACGCAAATTTTAACGGCTCCGGGTAATCAAGGTTTTGTTTATGCGTCAAATGCTCCAACTATCGTGCTTATGGCTGGACTTCAAGGCTCAGGCAAAACGACAACCACGATAAAACTAGCAAATTACCTAAAACTTCGCAAAAAAAAGGTGCTAGTTGCGGCGTGTGATTTACAGCGTTTAGCGGCAGTTGAGCAGCTTAGACAGCTTTGCGTGGCAAACGAGATTGAGCTATTTTTTATTGAAAATGAAACAGATCCGATTAAGGTTGCAAAAGAGGCTTTAAACAAGGCAAAAAGCGGACTTTATGATGTGCTTTTAGTAGATACTGCTGGTCGTTTAGCTATTGATGAAGCTTTGATGAGTGAGATAAAAGATGTTAAAAACACGATAAATCCGCACGAAATCTTTTATGTGGCTGACGCTATGAGTGGTCAAGATGGCGTAAAATCAGCTGCGAAATTTAATGAAATTTTAGGCATAAGTGGCGTTATTTTATCAAAATTTGACTCTGACAGCAAAGGCGGTGTGGCGATTAGCATAGCAAAACAGCTTGAAATCCCACTTCGTTTTGTCGGCACTGGTGAGAAAGTTGCCGATTTAGAGAGCTTTATCCCTGATAGAATTGTTAGTAGAATTATGGGCGAAGGCGATTTGGCGACTTTGGTTGAAAAAACGAGTGCGATAATTGATGAAAAAGAGGCAAAAAGGCTAAATCAAAAGATCAAAAAGGGTCAGTTTAATTTTAATGACTTCTTAGAACAAATGGAGAGCGTTAAGAAGCTAGGCTCTATGAAATCACTACTTGGTATGATACCGGGTCTTGGAAATATGGCAAATCAGATAAAAGATATAGACCTTGAAAATTCAAAAGAGATAATTCACATAAAAGCGATGATAAACTCAATGACAAAAAAAGAGCGTGAAAATCCAGAGCTTTTAAACAACAGCCGAAAACGCCGTTTGGCAGCCGGTGCTGGATTAAATCAAGTTGAAGTAAATCGCTTTTTAAAGCAGTTTGAAAATGCTTCAAAACTGGCTAAGAAATTTTCGGGTAAGGGCGGAGCACAGGGACTTGCAAATTTGCTAAGCCAAGCAAATATAAATAGACCTAGATAG
- a CDS encoding KH domain-containing protein — translation MVENFLHEYAKLIADYPEKIKIERVELGENFVEVIIYADKVDTGKLIGKDGKMINAIKTVIIGCKAKDATSYRVTVKSIE, via the coding sequence ATGGTTGAAAATTTTTTACACGAATACGCGAAGCTCATCGCTGATTACCCAGAAAAAATCAAGATTGAGCGTGTTGAGCTTGGCGAAAATTTTGTAGAAGTTATAATTTACGCTGATAAAGTTGATACAGGTAAGCTCATCGGCAAAGATGGCAAGATGATAAATGCCATAAAAACCGTTATTATAGGATGCAAAGCAAAAGACGCTACAAGTTACAGAGTAACGGTGAAATCAATTGAATAG
- a CDS encoding RluA family pseudouridine synthase → MEKAYKILALQEGISNNDAKDLIDSGLVYAKGQKVVIARALMSENTKFSVQKLPKPSVIFEDENLIAVNKPAFITSEKISEIYKTPLLHRLDKETSGVLVLVKNDEFAKQAINEFKKMAVKKVYVAAVRGILSEEVSVNEPILTIKGKGGATSKISPNGKTATSHITPLMVVGKKTLLKVMIDTGRTHQIRVHLASLNLPIIGDEKYGKNRANRMFLHAYEIEFLGYKFRSFLPDEFNSLGFEISKKFEI, encoded by the coding sequence ATGGAGAAAGCCTATAAAATTTTAGCCCTTCAAGAGGGTATTTCAAATAACGACGCAAAGGATTTAATTGATAGTGGTTTAGTTTATGCAAAGGGGCAAAAGGTCGTAATAGCAAGGGCTTTAATGAGCGAGAATACAAAATTTAGTGTGCAAAAACTACCAAAGCCAAGCGTGATTTTTGAAGATGAAAATTTAATCGCCGTTAATAAACCAGCCTTTATAACTAGTGAAAAAATTAGCGAAATTTACAAAACCCCGCTTTTGCACCGCCTTGATAAAGAAACGAGCGGTGTTTTGGTGCTTGTAAAAAACGATGAGTTTGCAAAACAAGCGATAAATGAGTTTAAAAAAATGGCAGTTAAAAAGGTCTATGTCGCGGCGGTTCGTGGTATTTTAAGCGAAGAAGTGAGCGTGAATGAGCCGATTTTAACGATAAAGGGCAAGGGTGGTGCAACATCAAAAATTTCACCAAACGGCAAAACAGCAACAAGCCACATAACACCGCTTATGGTTGTTGGAAAAAAAACGCTTTTAAAGGTTATGATTGATACTGGTAGGACACATCAAATCAGGGTGCATTTAGCAAGTCTAAATTTGCCAATAATTGGCGATGAAAAATATGGCAAAAATAGAGCAAATCGTATGTTTTTGCACGCTTACGAGATAGAATTTTTAGGTTATAAATTTCGCTCATTTTTACCAGATGAGTTTAACTCTCTTGGCTTTGAAATTTCAAAAAAATTTGAGATTTAA
- a CDS encoding NADH:flavin oxidoreductase/NADH oxidase family protein: MQNLLNQPLVLKNGITIKNRLLKASMSEQLAINNKPSQTLTNLYKIWANGGAGVLITGNVMVDKSALGAKDDVVLENDADLELFKAWAEAAKQNDTRVIMQLNHPGKQSPKFLSKTPVAPSALPLSNGLEKLFNTPRELSIDEIKQIIKRFANSAKLAKIAGFDGVQIHAAHGYLISQFLSALHNQRSDEYGGSLENRMRFLTQIYQAIKDEVKDDFIVCLKLNSADFQKGGFSEDESLKVAKTMADLGVDFIEISGGNYEAPAMLEGTKDSTKKREAYFLDYARKFRQICDTTLVITGGFRSQKAINNALNNGELDIAGVAKPFALDKDFALKILNDPEFNLQINEPKFGIKKLDDMLFSAVIMYWYMEQMKRLSQNLDPNPKLGLWRVLFSSIYQNGLNAIKKVRA; encoded by the coding sequence ATGCAAAATTTACTAAACCAACCACTCGTTTTAAAAAATGGCATAACCATCAAAAATCGCCTTTTAAAAGCGTCAATGAGTGAGCAGTTAGCTATAAATAACAAACCAAGTCAAACGCTTACAAATTTATATAAAATTTGGGCTAATGGCGGTGCTGGGGTATTAATTACTGGCAATGTTATGGTTGATAAGAGTGCGCTCGGTGCAAAAGATGATGTTGTGCTTGAAAACGACGCCGATTTAGAGCTATTTAAAGCGTGGGCAGAGGCTGCAAAACAGAATGATACAAGGGTGATAATGCAGTTAAATCATCCGGGCAAACAATCTCCAAAATTTCTGTCAAAAACACCAGTTGCGCCAAGTGCTTTGCCACTTTCAAATGGGCTAGAAAAGCTTTTTAATACGCCAAGAGAGTTAAGTATTGATGAGATAAAACAGATTATTAAACGCTTTGCTAATAGTGCAAAGCTCGCAAAAATAGCTGGTTTTGACGGGGTGCAAATTCACGCCGCTCACGGCTATTTAATCAGTCAATTTTTATCTGCATTACATAATCAAAGAAGCGATGAATACGGCGGTAGCTTAGAAAATCGTATGAGGTTTTTAACCCAAATTTATCAAGCTATAAAAGATGAGGTAAAAGATGATTTTATCGTTTGTTTAAAGCTAAATTCAGCCGATTTTCAAAAGGGTGGTTTTAGTGAAGACGAATCCCTAAAAGTGGCAAAAACTATGGCGGACTTAGGCGTTGATTTTATAGAAATTTCAGGCGGAAATTACGAAGCCCCAGCAATGCTTGAAGGCACAAAAGATAGCACAAAAAAACGCGAAGCCTACTTCTTAGATTATGCTAGAAAATTTAGACAAATTTGCGATACCACGCTAGTTATTACAGGTGGTTTTCGCTCACAAAAAGCGATAAATAACGCTCTAAATAACGGCGAACTAGACATAGCTGGTGTTGCAAAGCCGTTTGCACTTGATAAAGATTTTGCTTTAAAAATACTTAATGACCCTGAGTTTAATTTACAAATAAATGAGCCAAAATTTGGTATAAAAAAGTTAGATGATATGCTATTTTCAGCTGTTATTATGTATTGGTATATGGAACAAATGAAGCGTTTATCTCAAAATTTAGACCCAAATCCTAAGCTTGGTTTATGGCGTGTTCTTTTTAGTAGTATTTATCAAAATGGCTTAAATGCTATTAAAAAAGTAAGGGCGTAA
- the rplS gene encoding 50S ribosomal protein L19 — protein MRNKYIQAFEDAQIASKNVPDFRAGDTLRVAIRIKEGDKTRIQNFEGICIARRGSGTGETFIIRKIGANSVGVERIFPIYSESIEEIAVLRRGRVRRAKLFYLRDLRGKAAKIRELRK, from the coding sequence ATGAGAAATAAATATATTCAAGCATTTGAAGATGCTCAAATTGCAAGCAAAAATGTGCCTGATTTTCGTGCAGGAGATACACTTCGTGTTGCTATCCGCATTAAAGAGGGCGATAAGACTAGAATTCAGAACTTTGAAGGTATCTGCATAGCTAGGCGTGGCAGTGGTACTGGCGAGACGTTTATTATTAGAAAAATAGGTGCAAACAGCGTTGGTGTTGAGAGAATATTCCCTATTTATAGCGAAAGTATTGAAGAAATCGCTGTTTTAAGACGCGGTCGTGTTCGCCGTGCAAAACTATTCTACCTACGTGATTTACGTGGTAAAGCGGCTAAAATTCGCGAGTTAAGAAAATAA